From the genome of Drosophila melanogaster chromosome 2L, one region includes:
- the CG11911 gene encoding uncharacterized protein, with amino-acid sequence MKLITVTLVIALVAAAQGAKLSDKLAKLVPSFATGFVINGTEAEPHSAPYIVSLATNYLKHSHICGGTLINKDWIVTAAHCISEPVGMSIIAGLHTRAEVDELTQQRQVDFGRVHEKYTGGVGPYDIALLHVNESFIFNEWVQPATLPSREQVHEGETHLYGWGQPKSYIFSGAKTLQTVTTQILNYEECKEELPESAPIAESNICSSSLQQSKSACNGDSGGPLVVEFTNAPSELIGIVSWGYIPCGLANMPSIYTKVSAYIDWITNIQSAYYKLF; translated from the coding sequence ATGAAACTGATCACTGTGACTTTGGTTATTGCCCTTGTGGCCGCCGCCCAGGGAGCCAAGCTCTCCGACAAGCTGGCCAAACTCGTGCCTAGCTTTGCGACCGGCTTCGTGATCAACGGCACGGAGGCAGAACCCCACTCCGCCCCGTACATTGTTTCCCTGGCGACCAACTACTTGAAGCACTCGCACATCTGCGGAGGCACCTTGATTAACAAGGACTGGATTGTGACTGCTGCTCATTGCATTTCCGAGCCAGTAGGCATGAGCATCATTGCCGGACTCCACACCCGTGCCGAGGTGGATGAGCTGACCCAGCAGCGCCAAGTTGACTTTGGCCGCGTCCACGAGAAGTACACCGGTGGCGTTGGGCCCTACGACATTGCCCTGCTGCACGTGAACGAGTCTTTCATCTTCAACGAGTGGGTGCAGCCCGCCACCTTGCCCAGCCGTGAACAAGTCCATGAGGGAGAGACCCACCTGTACGGTTGGGGACAGCCAAAGTCCTACATCTTCTCGGGCGCCAAGACCCTGCAGACTGTGACCACCCAAATTTTGAACTACGAGGAGTGCAAGGAGGAGCTGCCGGAAAGCGCTCCTATCGCTGAGTCCAACATCTGCTCCTCTTCCCTGCAACAGAGCAAGTCTGCATGCAACGGTGACTCCGGCGGCCCCCTGGTTGTTGAGTTCACAAACGCCCCCTCCGAGCTGATTGGCATCGTATCCTGGGGCTACATCCCCTGCGGACTGGCCAACATGCCTTCCATTTACACCAAGGTGTCGGCCTACATTGATTGGATAACCAATATTCAGAGTGCCTACTACAAGCTCTTCTAA
- the CG33127 gene encoding uncharacterized protein: MLSPLFLLPLLALAGAAKLPHIQHLTLRDTEQVHAEIQPLIIDGYDVQGVDNVPYLVSLSLTRATYTHLCGASIIGKRWLLTAAHCVDELRTFNGDAVGTPVYAGIINRSNVTAAQVRYVDFASTHRSFNGNAGSDNIALLHVSESFEYNARVQQIALPDINDDYSNKTAAAYGWGLTDPDGDEYSKELQYAFAPLLNSTGCKELLPADAPLTAQQVCSQVKTCYGDGGTPLIYWPITGPAELVGLGSWSYMPCGYANRPTVYTSVPPYIGWIHQTIGAYYQLN; encoded by the coding sequence ATGTTATCGCCGCTTTTCCTGCTGCCCCTCTTGGCTTTGGCCGGAGCGGCTAAACTTCCGCACATTCAACACCTGACATTGAGGGATACAGAACAAGTTCACGCAGAGATCCAGCCCCTGATTATAGATGGCTACGATGTGCAGGGGGTGGACAATGTGCCCTACCTGGTGTCCCTGTCCTTGACAAGGGCCACCTATACCCACTTGTGCGGGGCATCCATCATTGGCAAACGATGGCTCCTGACGGCTGCTCATTGTGTCGATGAACTGCGCACCTTCAACGGAGATGCCGTAGGAACACCCGTTTACGCTGGAATCATCAACCGGTCGAACGTGACGGCCGCCCAAGTGCGCTACGTCGACTTCGCCTCAACGCATCGGTCTTTCAATGGAAACGCCGGAAGTGACAATATAGCCTTGCTCCACGTCTCTGAGAGCTTCGAGTACAACGCTCGAGTTCAGCAGATCGCCCTGCCCGACATCAATGATGATTACAGCAATAAGACAGCTGCTGCTTATGGCTGGGGACTCACCGACCCCGATGGCGACGAGTACTCCAAAGAGTTGCAGTATGCCTTCGCTCCCCTACTCAATAGCACGGGTTGCAAGGAGTTGCTGCCCGCAGACGCTCCTCTGACGGCGCAGCAGGTGTGCTCTCAGGTAAAGACCTGCTACGGAGACGGAGGCACTCCCCTGATCTACTGGCCCATCACTGGACCGGCGGAGTTGGTGGGCCTCGGATCCTGGAGCTATATGCCGTGCGGATATGCCAATCGGCCAACGGTGTACACCTCTGTACCCCCTTACATTGGATGGATCCACCAAACGATCGGCGCCTACTACCAGCTTAACTGA
- the CG43755 gene encoding uncharacterized protein, isoform D: MMGTRAAEPRGSRRSLAGQSIQELSVCQEPDPLNTFLEKPLTLYQWMRWRNCKTHKPHLEETYPSILPPISKCDDAKTLKYVENAMEANKCKEYVKEDVLTVWNYSPQKESLVWYGVKSQYPSPQAVLYDRALKKSLKAASLAPKPPKKSNIKPKWQLQKKPPQPGAFVLNRKCLKAKLERMPNIKRQLKSNNVFSWLHCPQPADPSNPFDDSAVYPAISIEQAMDMAKPEKPPKHGLRRKHWYCPPKCGEAESKCTDYEWAKYKMDPRPDNEAFQREMANQKAFKQPEPRNYDELYKSLVTCFVQDPNGKNDLCEALEKCCRDPKDPPAQGCSEFVPDGAGGDEVCGCCGKCCCSRKKGGESCEVKPIMTRTDECDGKISEECSLPSGIDSIDKPQEPATQGATKE; encoded by the exons GAGCCCCGAGGATCCAGGAGGTCCTTGGCAGGTCAAAGCATTCAAGAGCTCTCTGTGTGCCAGGAACCCGACCCGCTAAACACCTTTTTGGAGAAACCACTTACCCTGTATCAGTGGATGCGGTGGCGCAACTGCAAGACCCATAAGCCGCACCTAGAGGAAACATACCCCAGCATTCTACCGCCTATATCCAAATGTGACGATGCCAAGACTCTGAAGTACGTTGAAAATGCCATGGAGGCCAACAAATGTAAAGAATACGTCAAGGAAGACGTGCTGACCGTGTGGAACTACAGTCCCCAAAAGGAATCCTTGGTGTGGTATGGCGTTAAATCGCAGTACCCGTCTCCACAGGCCGTCCTCTATGACCGCGCTTTGAAAAAGAGCCTAAAGGCGGCTAGTCTTGCTCCAAAACCGCCGAAGAAGTCCAACATAAAGCCTAAATGGCAACTTCAGAAGAAGCCCCCCCAGCCTGgcgcttttgttttaaatCGAAAATGTCTGAAGGCCAAGCTCGAAAGGATGCCAAACATAAAACGCCAACTGAAGTCGAACAATGTCTTCTCCTGGCTTCACTGTCCTCAGCCAGCGGATCCGAGCAATCCTTTTGACGATAGCGCCGTCTATCCAGCGATCAGCATAGAACAGGCGATGGACATGGCGAAGCCGGAAAAGCCTCCCAAACATGGCCTCAGACGTAAGCATTGGTACTGCCCCCCGAAATGCGGCGAGGCAGAGAGCAAGTGCACCGATTACGAGTGGGCAAAGTACAAGATGGATCCCCGGCCCGACAACGAGGCATTCCAACGCGAGATGGCGAACCAAAAGGCCTTTAAACAACCGGAGCCCCGCAACTACGATGAACTGTACAAATCGCTGGTAACTTGTTTCGTTCAAGACCCAAATGGAAAGAATGATCTCTGCGAAGCGCTGGAGAAGTGCTGCAGGGATCCCAAAGATCCACCTGCACAGGGTTGCAGCGAGTTCGTTCCGGATGGCGCCGGAGGAGATG aAGTTTGTGGTTGCTGCGGTAAATGCTGCTGCTCAAGGAAGAAGGGAGGAGAATCCTGCGAAGTAAAGCCCATTATGACAAGGACGGATGAATGCGATGGTAAAATCAGCGAAGAATGCTCTCTCCCATCTGGCATTGATTCTATTGACAAACCCCAAGAACCAGCTACCCAAGGAGCGACTAAAGAGTAG
- the CG43755 gene encoding uncharacterized protein, isoform B, giving the protein MGTRAAEPRGSRRSLAGQSIQELSVCQEPDPLNTFLEKPLTLYQWMRWRNCKTHKPHLEETYPSILPPISKCDDAKTLKYVENAMEANKCKEYVKEDVLTVWNYSPQKESLVWYGVKSQYPSPQAVLYDRALKKSLKAASLAPKPPKKSNIKPKWQLQKKPPQPGAFVLNRKCLKAKLERMPNIKRQLKSNNVFSWLHCPQPADPSNPFDDSAVYPAISIEQAMDMAKPEKPPKHGLRRKHWYCPPKCGEAESKCTDYEWAKYKMDPRPDNEAFQREMANQKAFKQPEPRNYDELYKSLVTCFVQDPNGKNDLCEALEKCCRDPKDPPAQGCSEFVPDGAGGDGESAVDKDKGRDKDVDIDIHVDIDKDVDIDKDKRKDKGKTGDGDNENEGIGDGDGEKGGQNDKGKHEKGDGEGNKGSEKDGGEKKPAKQNEVKENDKEKGMEKGKEKGKEKGKEKKTKEPNFRSSEDRPPVPQSKDTTHGTEESHHGDGDFGGPDGDREKGKNQPDGKSGIVDQNQGKDKDKGKGKEKGMNKKGKGKKKPKDKDEDKNTKDNRSEKDCPCEICCPPKEEDTPLIKEMRRRDRERQVRDYLRQMRHRQYMECKDLKYPSPHHKCDPIQCNNQFCSNPRMQTHFARVQAVRSLQQILQRRNRQGDVKISKDLDSLLARLCNSLTISDGHCR; this is encoded by the coding sequence GAGCCCCGAGGATCCAGGAGGTCCTTGGCAGGTCAAAGCATTCAAGAGCTCTCTGTGTGCCAGGAACCCGACCCGCTAAACACCTTTTTGGAGAAACCACTTACCCTGTATCAGTGGATGCGGTGGCGCAACTGCAAGACCCATAAGCCGCACCTAGAGGAAACATACCCCAGCATTCTACCGCCTATATCCAAATGTGACGATGCCAAGACTCTGAAGTACGTTGAAAATGCCATGGAGGCCAACAAATGTAAAGAATACGTCAAGGAAGACGTGCTGACCGTGTGGAACTACAGTCCCCAAAAGGAATCCTTGGTGTGGTATGGCGTTAAATCGCAGTACCCGTCTCCACAGGCCGTCCTCTATGACCGCGCTTTGAAAAAGAGCCTAAAGGCGGCTAGTCTTGCTCCAAAACCGCCGAAGAAGTCCAACATAAAGCCTAAATGGCAACTTCAGAAGAAGCCCCCCCAGCCTGgcgcttttgttttaaatCGAAAATGTCTGAAGGCCAAGCTCGAAAGGATGCCAAACATAAAACGCCAACTGAAGTCGAACAATGTCTTCTCCTGGCTTCACTGTCCTCAGCCAGCGGATCCGAGCAATCCTTTTGACGATAGCGCCGTCTATCCAGCGATCAGCATAGAACAGGCGATGGACATGGCGAAGCCGGAAAAGCCTCCCAAACATGGCCTCAGACGTAAGCATTGGTACTGCCCCCCGAAATGCGGCGAGGCAGAGAGCAAGTGCACCGATTACGAGTGGGCAAAGTACAAGATGGATCCCCGGCCCGACAACGAGGCATTCCAACGCGAGATGGCGAACCAAAAGGCCTTTAAACAACCGGAGCCCCGCAACTACGATGAACTGTACAAATCGCTGGTAACTTGTTTCGTTCAAGACCCAAATGGAAAGAATGATCTCTGCGAAGCGCTGGAGAAGTGCTGCAGGGATCCCAAAGATCCACCTGCACAGGGTTGCAGCGAGTTCGTTCCGGATGGCGCCGGAGGAGATGGTGAGTCGGCAGTTGATAAGGACAAGGGTAGGGATAAGGACGTGGACATTGACATACACGTGGACATTGACAAAGACGTGGACATTGACAAAGACAAGCGAAAAGACAAAGGGAAAACGGGTGATGGTGACAATGAAAATGAAGGTATCGGCGACGGTGACGGTGAAAAAGGTGGACAGAACGATAAGGGCAAGCACGAAAAGGGTGATGGAGAAGGAAACAAGGGATCTGAAAAAGATGGAGGGGAAAAAAAACCGGCAAAACAGAACGAAGTCAAAGAAAACGACAAGGAAAAAGGCATGGAAAAAGGCAAGGAAAAAGGCAAGGAAAAAGGCAAGGAAAAGAAGACCAAAGAGCCAAACTTTAGATCCTCTGAGGACCGTCCTCCAGTGCCCCAAAGTAAAGATACTACTCACGGGACCGAAGAAAGTCACCATGGTGACGGCGACTTCGGTGGTCCTGATGGCGATAGAGAAAAAGGCAAGAACCAGCCTGACGGGAAAAGCGGTATCGTAGATCAAAACCAGGGAAAAGACAAGGACAAGGGCAAAGGTAAGGAGAAAGGCATGAATAAGAAGGGAAAGGGTAAAAAGAAACCGAAAGATAAGGATGAGGATAAGAATACCAAGGACAACCGGAGTGAAAAGGACTGCCCCTGCGAGATTTGTTGTCCGCCAAAAGAAGAGGACACTCCGCTGATCAAGGAGATGCGCCGGCGGGATCGAGAGCGCCAGGTGCGCGATTACCTCCGCCAAATGCGTCACCGGCAATACATGGAGTGCAAGGACCTCAAATACCCGAGCCCACACCATAAGTGTGATCCAATCCAGTGCAACAACCAGTTCTGTAGCAATCCACGTATGCAAACTCATTTCGCCAGAGTCCAGGCAGTGCGAAGCTTGCAGCAGATCCTGCAGAGAAGAAATCGACAAGGCGATGTCAAAATCTCCAAGGATCTGGACTCACTTTTAGCAAGGCTGTGCAATAGCCTGACAATAAGTGATGGTCACTGCAGATGA